The sequence below is a genomic window from Bosea sp. F3-2.
TGAATTGAATTCGAAGGCGCAGGGAATCTCGTTAAAACCGACGGAAGGTCGTCATGCTGACAAAGCAACTCGATCTGCAGATCGCCATGCCAGGCCTGAGCAATGCTATAATCTACGGAATAATCTTTTCCCTCGAATTGAAATTGCTTGTATCCAATGTGCTCCCGGACGCTAAACGGTCCCACCCCGGCCGTGTTTACCCAATGCGCAATGGCTCGACGCAGGTCGGGAACCACATAAGCTATTTGCTGAACAGACGCAGGCAAGACTGGAAGCCCGCGCAGCTGGTGGTGACTGGCGGCGACAGCATCCAATGACATCGGTGTTACTCCAGCTGTGGCAGCCATGCCCAAACCATGGGCACAGCCGCCCGAATGCCACGAGCGATGCGCTCAACGGCTTCAGCAAGCAAAGCCTAGGCGAAATCGACCATTAGATAAAATTAATTCGCCTACTCTCTCACATTAGAAAACCTCATTATAAAGCCGTAGTCTTTCAGCAAATTTCGAGTGCTATCAGTCAGTTAAGCCGCACCTGCTTTCAGCGAGAGAGCCCGAACCAGTCCGCGCGAACGGGATTGGGTTGGCGGGAGATGAGATCTGCAGCGAGGCAAGCGGATCCACACGCAAGCGTCCAACCTAAGGCGCCATGGCCGACATTCAGGAAGAGGCCCTTCAAAGGCGCCCAATCTATTATCGGGCGACTATCCGGCGTGGCCGGCCGCAGTCCGGTCCATGGCTGAACATCACACTCCAGATCGAGATCAACGGTCTGCGAAGCTTGACTCATCAGAGCTTCAAGTCGGCGGCGCCGGACCTCCCTGTCCATCCCCACGAGATCGGCAATTCCCGCGACCCGCACTACAGGTCGCCCATCCCGAGTGAGGGGCGCAAATACGAGCTTTCGATCGGAATCGGTCACGGAATGCTGTAGGGCTGGCGCTCGTGGCTTAGCCCTCGCGGTAATCGAATACCCCTTCATTGGATAGAT
It includes:
- a CDS encoding VOC family protein yields the protein MSLDAVAASHHQLRGLPVLPASVQQIAYVVPDLRRAIAHWVNTAGVGPFSVREHIGYKQFQFEGKDYSVDYSIAQAWHGDLQIELLCQHDDLPSVLTRFPAPSNSIHHIGCRVEDFDTGRAQLLGRGFREVQRVLAPNGTIAGFFHSAETVGLIELVYLADGGAGWREQQRLAREWDGSSLYA